Below is a genomic region from Isosphaeraceae bacterium EP7.
GCCGGGCCACGCTCGCACGCCCGGTAGGCATCGAAGGCTTGGTGGGCCGTTACCCCGCCAACTACCTAATACCACGACGGCCCGTCCCACGGCGGAATCGCACCTTTGGTCGCGGGGAAATGCCTCCCCGCGACGTCGCTGGGAATTACCCGGGATTTCTCCCGGCTATGCCCAACCATGGGGTTGGTTACCGTCGCCTTACTCACCCTTGCGCCACTCACCTTGCGGTGCGTACGACTTGCATGCCTAATCCACGCCGCCAACGTTCATTCTGAGCCAGGATCAAACCCTTCGAGATGAGGTCGAGATAAGAGAAGCGTAGTCCGGGAATAAATCCCCGTCCCGCACTCCTCCTCCGAACCATTCCTCTGGGTCGAGGAAAAAAACTTGGTCGCACCAGCCAAGGGCTTTAACCCCCCCGGCCGGAGCTGAGTCCGCCCGCATCATCCGTCCGAGCGACTCCGAAGAGCCCCCCGTCCCGATGAGTGCGACGACTCGCATCGGCTTCCCTCAAGGGTCCACTCATGTGGACTGTCTTCTCGATCGACCGAATTGTCAAAGAACCGACTCGAACCGAACAGTCGATACCGGGGCCGCGATCGCTCGCCGCCCGTCGCGACCGGGTCGTCTCCGGGCGTCTGCACGCCCCTCGAACCCCCCGGCCACCTTCGACACCCGCATCCGCGTCACCGCGTTTCCGCAGCGTTTCGCGTCAGGAGGGGCCACTGTATCGCGTGGCCCCGTCAGGCGTCAACCCCGATTTTTTCGGCCCCGTCGTCTCGACCGGGCCACGTCTTGAATGATCCACCCGTCGGGTCTTGCGATCTTTGCCCCGGAGGGCCTGACCGCGGACTCGGATGAACCGGACGTTTGAGTCACCGTCGTGTCGTTTCGCGTCTCCGCGTCTCGTCACTGGCGACAAGGGGATAGTACCAGGGTCTGGCGGAGTGTCAACGAAGTGACGGCGAAGTTCTTCGGATATTCGCCGCACTTCGTTAATTCAGCTGGCTTTACGTCTTTTACTTGAAGAAAACAGATGCTTCTTCGTAGTACGTCAGGTCGAGTGTTTTCGTGCCCGAGACGCCCGCCGCCAGGGTTGTGTCGATGATCTTGGTCCCCGAGAGAGCGACCATGGTCCCGAAACTCTTGCGGACGACGAGATCGGCGGCGGCCAGACCGAGTCGCGTGGCCAGAATTCGGTCGCAGGCGCTGGGGGAGCCGCCTCGCTGGAGGTGCCCAAGGATGACGCAGCGGGTCTCGTTGCCCATTTGCTCTTCGATGATCTTGGCGACCGCGTTGCCGACTCCGCCGAGGCGGACGTGGCCGAAGGCGTCGGTCTCGGCTTCCAGGGTCGTCATGCCCGTCTCGGGGAATTCGGCCCCTTCGGAGACGATGACGATGGCGTACCCCTTCCCTTCCGACTGCCGCCGCTTCAAGACCTCGATGCAGTGCGGCATATTGATGGGCACTTCGGGGATCATCACGTAGTCGGCGGCGCAGGCGATGCCGGAGAAGCAGGCGATCCAGCCAGCGTGACGGCCCATGGTCTCGACGACCAGGATGCGCCGATGGCTCTCGGCGGTGGTCCTGATGCGGTCGACGGCCTCGGTGACGATGTTCACGGCGGTGTCGAAGCCGAACGTGAAGTCGGTGACCATCAGGTCATTGTCGATGGTCTTGGGGACGCCGACCATCGGCAGGTTGAAGTCTTTATGCAGGCGGTAGGCGACCCCGAGAGTGTCGTCGCCGCCGATGGCCACGATGGCGTCGAGGCCCATGGCCTTGATGTTCTCGCGGACCTTGGGGATGTCGACGTCGG
It encodes:
- a CDS encoding ATP-dependent 6-phosphofructokinase produces the protein MKVGLLTGGGDCPGLNAVIRAVVQRINNEGGSCVGLLEGWRGLVNGLQRPLQISETDGIIARGGTILGSSRTNPYKNPDVDIPKVRENIKAMGLDAIVAIGGDDTLGVAYRLHKDFNLPMVGVPKTIDNDLMVTDFTFGFDTAVNIVTEAVDRIRTTAESHRRILVVETMGRHAGWIACFSGIACAADYVMIPEVPINMPHCIEVLKRRQSEGKGYAIVIVSEGAEFPETGMTTLEAETDAFGHVRLGGVGNAVAKIIEEQMGNETRCVILGHLQRGGSPSACDRILATRLGLAAADLVVRKSFGTMVALSGTKIIDTTLAAGVSGTKTLDLTYYEEASVFFK